A genomic region of Catalinimonas niigatensis contains the following coding sequences:
- a CDS encoding universal stress protein codes for MNIRNRIILLIDFSEYSENLTDFAFTISEIINAKVVFAHQISGIAPGMADRETKDEIVKAELQEVYSKLLKLAKRRVYSEDSFYVSQKSILTILKELTSKDYFDWVFAGLKGTGVLKSLFIGSTILSIINKSDLLTMVVPARSQISVPEKLMVGVNPKYSMNKHQFGVVLDALRCQIKTLEFFTVLKVDADEEKAKNHLLGLQTEYEVHKPGIQLYKGNRAFDFLKDRVELTENSFLVLQQRSRSISDKLFRKFMINELVYGGQTPLTVLSK; via the coding sequence ATGAATATAAGAAATAGAATTATTTTACTAATTGACTTTTCTGAGTATTCGGAAAACCTGACAGATTTTGCATTTACTATTTCTGAAATCATCAATGCAAAGGTAGTCTTTGCACATCAAATTTCAGGAATTGCACCTGGAATGGCTGACCGGGAAACCAAGGATGAAATTGTTAAAGCTGAATTGCAAGAAGTTTATTCAAAGCTGCTAAAACTGGCGAAAAGAAGAGTTTACAGTGAAGATTCATTTTATGTTAGTCAAAAGTCTATACTGACTATACTCAAAGAACTGACAAGTAAAGACTATTTTGACTGGGTATTCGCAGGCCTTAAGGGTACCGGAGTGTTGAAGAGCCTGTTTATTGGCAGCACAATACTTTCTATCATTAATAAATCTGATTTGTTGACAATGGTAGTACCTGCACGAAGCCAGATTTCTGTGCCTGAAAAACTTATGGTGGGGGTAAATCCTAAATATTCAATGAATAAACATCAATTTGGCGTTGTGCTGGATGCGCTGAGATGCCAAATTAAGACATTAGAATTCTTCACAGTACTTAAAGTTGATGCAGATGAAGAAAAAGCCAAAAATCATCTTCTAGGGCTCCAAACAGAGTATGAGGTTCATAAGCCTGGCATTCAACTCTACAAAGGAAATAGGGCATTTGACTTTTTAAAAGACAGGGTAGAGCTCACAGAAAATTCGTTTCTGGTACTCCAGCAAAGATCTCGTTCGATTAGTGATAAGCTATTTAGAAAGTTTATGATCAATGAACTGGTATATGGCGGACAAACACCATTAACCGTACTATCTAAATGA